Proteins from one Flavobacterium branchiarum genomic window:
- a CDS encoding WbqC family protein, with product MESLLLPTYFPSISHFSVMAQSESITFEIEDNFQKQTNRNRAYIYSPNGIQLLNIPVKHSKDAHQKTKEIQIENEFDWQKQHFKSLEAAYRNSPFFEFFEDDIRPFFEKKHQFLMDLNFEALDIVTKCLRMKLEYTKTSEYFHDADSTISDFRALANGKKDSNTFETYVQVFDDKHGFINNLSVLDLIFNEGKYAMEYLKNQKI from the coding sequence ATGGAATCATTACTACTTCCTACCTACTTTCCTTCAATTAGCCATTTTTCAGTAATGGCACAATCTGAAAGCATTACGTTTGAAATAGAAGATAATTTCCAAAAACAAACCAACAGAAACCGTGCTTATATTTATAGCCCAAATGGAATACAGTTATTAAACATACCTGTAAAACATTCGAAGGATGCCCATCAAAAAACCAAAGAGATTCAAATAGAAAATGAATTTGATTGGCAAAAGCAACATTTCAAATCATTAGAAGCTGCTTACAGAAACTCTCCATTTTTTGAATTTTTTGAAGATGACATTCGTCCTTTCTTTGAGAAAAAACACCAATTTTTAATGGACTTAAATTTTGAAGCTTTGGACATTGTTACTAAATGCTTGCGAATGAAATTAGAGTACACTAAGACCTCAGAATACTTTCATGATGCAGATAGTACTATTTCTGACTTTAGAGCCTTAGCAAACGGAAAAAAAGACAGTAACACATTCGAAACTTATGTTCAGGTTTTCGATGACAAACATGGCTTTATTAATAATCTAAGTGTATTGGATTTAATTTTTAATGAAGGTAAATATGCAATGGAATATTTAAAGAATCAGAAAATATAA
- the mutL gene encoding DNA mismatch repair endonuclease MutL: protein MSSIIQLLPDHVANQIAAGEVVQRPASVVKELLENAVDAKATDIKLIIKDAGKSLVQVIDNGSGMSVTDARLCFERHATSKIRQAEDLFSLHTKGFRGEALASIAAIAHMEMKTKQDQEELGTHIVIEGSKFVSQEVAVLPVGTSFAVKNLFFNIPARRNFLKSDTVEFRHVMDEFQRVALAHANIHFTFYHNGSEMFNLPPSSFRQRVVGIFAGKTNEKLVPVNEETEIVAIKGFVSKPEFAKKSRGEQFFFVNDRFIRSNYLHHAVMAAYDGILKDGAQPSYFLYLSVPPNTIDINIHPTKTEIKFDDEQALYAILRASIKHSLGQFNVAPVLDFDRDANLDTPYHYKDLEGETPTIQVDGTFNPFTDDKTNKHYSNLGSGSSFSSGSSYISGSGSSGSNSFSSYKKPEATSSWESLYVGLKQDTEEIGMMSFENEEVTSSLFNDDEIEQTVHKTYQIHKKYIVSPIKSGMVIVDQQRAHQRILYEQFLHNMTVNQASSQQLLFPLNLFYSSTDLEIIKELQLSLVNTGFVFESSAEDHIVISGIPVNSTESEVSLVIEQLLSDLQDGIPESSFSQNDTIAKSMAKSMAVKTGSYLTEKEQDNLVNGLFACKDPNISPFQKPTFITMRVEDIDKKFAL from the coding sequence ATGTCGAGTATTATACAATTACTTCCTGATCATGTTGCCAATCAAATTGCTGCTGGAGAAGTAGTTCAAAGACCTGCTTCGGTGGTGAAAGAACTTTTAGAAAACGCAGTCGATGCCAAAGCAACTGATATTAAATTAATCATCAAAGATGCAGGAAAGTCATTGGTACAAGTAATCGATAATGGTTCTGGGATGAGTGTTACCGATGCGCGTTTGTGTTTTGAGCGTCACGCTACTTCCAAAATACGTCAGGCCGAGGATTTATTTTCATTACACACCAAGGGGTTTCGTGGTGAAGCGTTAGCCTCTATTGCGGCGATTGCTCATATGGAAATGAAAACGAAACAAGACCAAGAAGAACTAGGGACACATATTGTTATTGAAGGTAGTAAGTTTGTTTCACAAGAAGTTGCGGTTTTACCTGTAGGTACTTCATTTGCGGTTAAAAACCTTTTTTTTAATATTCCTGCTCGTAGAAATTTTTTAAAGTCTGATACGGTAGAGTTTCGACATGTTATGGACGAGTTTCAGCGTGTAGCTTTGGCGCATGCTAATATTCATTTTACTTTTTATCATAATGGAAGTGAAATGTTTAATTTACCGCCTTCTAGTTTCAGACAACGGGTAGTTGGAATTTTTGCAGGTAAAACAAATGAAAAATTAGTCCCTGTTAATGAAGAAACTGAAATTGTTGCCATAAAAGGGTTTGTAAGCAAACCTGAATTTGCTAAAAAAAGTAGGGGAGAGCAGTTTTTCTTTGTAAACGATCGATTTATTAGAAGTAATTATCTGCATCATGCGGTTATGGCTGCTTACGATGGAATTTTAAAAGATGGAGCGCAACCAAGTTATTTCTTGTACTTGTCGGTGCCACCTAATACGATTGATATTAATATTCATCCCACAAAAACCGAAATTAAGTTTGATGATGAACAAGCTTTATATGCTATTTTAAGAGCGTCTATAAAACACAGTTTAGGGCAATTTAATGTAGCTCCTGTTTTAGATTTTGATCGTGATGCTAATTTAGATACGCCTTACCACTATAAAGATTTAGAAGGAGAAACGCCAACAATTCAGGTTGATGGTACTTTTAATCCTTTTACAGATGACAAAACAAATAAACATTATTCTAATTTAGGTTCTGGATCTAGTTTTAGCTCAGGTTCGAGTTATATTTCGGGTTCAGGTAGTTCGGGTTCTAATTCGTTTTCTAGTTATAAAAAACCAGAAGCAACATCTAGTTGGGAGAGTTTATACGTTGGCTTAAAACAGGATACGGAAGAAATAGGAATGATGTCTTTTGAGAATGAAGAGGTAACTTCTTCTTTGTTTAATGATGATGAGATTGAACAAACGGTTCATAAAACCTATCAAATTCATAAAAAATATATTGTCTCTCCTATAAAATCGGGGATGGTGATTGTAGATCAACAACGTGCTCATCAACGTATTTTATACGAGCAGTTTTTGCATAATATGACCGTTAATCAGGCTTCGAGCCAGCAATTGTTGTTTCCTCTTAATTTGTTTTATTCGTCTACAGATTTAGAGATTATCAAAGAATTACAATTATCACTGGTTAATACTGGTTTTGTTTTTGAGTCCTCAGCCGAAGATCATATTGTAATTTCTGGTATACCCGTTAACAGTACCGAAAGTGAAGTATCATTGGTTATAGAGCAATTATTGAGTGATTTGCAAGACGGAATTCCAGAAAGTAGTTTTTCGCAAAATGATACAATTGCTAAATCGATGGCAAAAAGTATGGCTGTAAAAACAGGTTCGTACTTAACCGAAAAAGAACAAGATAATTTAGTAAACGGACTCTTTGCTTGTAAAGATCCAAATATTTCTCCATTTCAAAAACCAACTTTCATCACCATGCGTGTGGAAGATATAGATAAAAAGTTTGCCTTATGA
- the lepB gene encoding signal peptidase I — MTLYTWFVYFLIIQVIHFIGTWKLYEAAGRKSWEAAIPVYNAIVLMKIIGRPTWWTLLLFIPIINLIMFPVVWIETLRTFGKKTTLDTVLGLVTFGFYIYYVNYTQKLEYNANRNLKAENKTADTFSSLLFAIIVATLVHTYIIQPFTIPSSSLEKSLLVGDFLFVSKINYGARIPMTTVALPMVHDTIPFFKKKSYLFSDNITKKETSLLNKFQLPYLRLPGFQEIKRNDIVVFNQPADTLLDMNNFSPDRNYYKPIDKKTNLVKRCVGVPGDSLEIRNGIVFINGKETKSTERVKLQFAYNVKFKVKFSTYEEVANLLRQYDITDDLGYDSKTDTYYLQATPEAVAKAKNNPYIESLELRKENKGDRDSKIFPHNKNYNWNSAFLGPIYIPQEGKTININLNVLPLYKRLITEYEGNDLVVKGNQILINGKPATTYTFKQNYYWMMGDNRNNSIDARYWGFVPFDHVIGKPVFIWMSWDTHGKGINKVRWDRVFTTVDGEGQPQSYFKHFLLLLVAYFVGEYFWKKRKEKKA, encoded by the coding sequence ATGACATTATATACCTGGTTTGTATACTTCTTAATTATCCAAGTAATTCATTTTATAGGAACATGGAAATTATATGAAGCAGCTGGAAGAAAAAGCTGGGAAGCTGCAATTCCTGTTTACAATGCCATTGTATTAATGAAAATCATAGGTCGACCAACATGGTGGACACTATTACTTTTTATCCCGATTATCAATTTAATTATGTTTCCAGTTGTTTGGATTGAAACGCTCCGAACTTTTGGAAAGAAAACTACTTTAGACACTGTTCTAGGTCTTGTTACTTTTGGTTTCTACATTTACTATGTAAACTATACACAAAAACTAGAATACAATGCTAATAGAAATTTAAAAGCCGAAAATAAAACTGCAGATACATTTAGCTCGCTACTTTTTGCCATTATTGTTGCAACTTTGGTTCATACATACATTATTCAACCTTTTACGATCCCAAGTTCATCATTAGAAAAATCATTACTTGTTGGTGACTTTCTATTTGTAAGCAAAATAAACTATGGCGCAAGAATACCAATGACAACGGTTGCATTGCCAATGGTTCACGATACAATCCCTTTCTTCAAAAAGAAATCTTATTTATTCAGCGACAATATTACAAAAAAGGAGACTTCACTTTTAAACAAGTTTCAATTACCTTACTTAAGATTACCTGGTTTTCAAGAAATAAAACGCAATGATATTGTGGTTTTTAACCAACCAGCCGACACACTTTTGGATATGAATAATTTTTCTCCAGACAGAAATTATTACAAACCAATTGACAAAAAAACCAACTTAGTAAAAAGATGCGTTGGAGTTCCTGGAGATTCTTTAGAAATTAGAAACGGAATTGTTTTCATTAACGGAAAAGAGACTAAATCTACAGAAAGAGTTAAATTACAGTTTGCATACAACGTAAAGTTCAAAGTTAAGTTCTCAACATACGAAGAGGTCGCTAATCTTTTAAGACAATACGACATAACAGACGATTTAGGTTACGATTCTAAAACAGACACTTATTACTTACAAGCAACTCCTGAAGCTGTTGCCAAAGCAAAGAACAATCCGTATATAGAAAGTCTTGAGTTAAGAAAAGAAAATAAAGGGGATAGAGATTCTAAGATATTCCCACACAATAAGAACTACAATTGGAACAGTGCTTTTTTGGGTCCAATATACATTCCTCAAGAAGGAAAGACAATCAACATAAATTTAAATGTTTTACCGCTTTACAAACGTCTTATTACAGAATATGAAGGGAATGATTTAGTCGTTAAAGGAAATCAAATTTTAATCAATGGCAAACCTGCTACAACTTATACATTCAAGCAAAATTACTATTGGATGATGGGTGACAACAGAAACAACTCTATCGATGCTAGATATTGGGGGTTTGTTCCATTTGATCACGTAATAGGAAAACCGGTTTTTATATGGATGAGCTGGGATACTCACGGCAAAGGGATTAATAAAGTTCGTTGGGATAGAGTATTTACTACTGTTGACGGCGAAGGCCAACCACAATCTTACTTTAAACATTTCTTACTTCTCTTGGTAGCCTACTTTGTTGGCGAATACTTTTGGAAAAAAAGAAAAGAGAAAAAAGCATAA
- a CDS encoding endonuclease/exonuclease/phosphatase family protein — protein MKNLSWFNKIMFFLNIVLTVLTFSAYILPFLAPKIFPLLSVLTLFMPLFFVFNALFFFYWAIQFKKRMILSGLVLLMGITFINKFYKFSAKEYVESEKDFTVMSYNVRLFNVFKWIDREDVSLDIKAFIDEKNPDILCIQEFSNSAHIDLKVYPHRYIFMEGNKIKTGQAIFSKFPILYQGNIVFPNSNNNVIYADIKRGKDIIRVYNMHLQSIKISPDVNEISDNIDGINQQKSQLILSRISKAFKQQQEQAEIFRENKKECTYPVIICGDMNNSPFSYVYRNIKGKLKDSFEEAGEGFGATYKFRYYPARIDYIFADNTMKVKKFESFSDFENSDHYPVIATLSME, from the coding sequence ATGAAAAATCTTTCATGGTTTAATAAAATAATGTTCTTTTTGAATATAGTACTTACTGTATTGACATTTAGCGCGTATATTTTACCTTTTTTAGCTCCTAAGATTTTTCCTCTTTTGTCGGTATTGACTTTGTTCATGCCTTTGTTTTTTGTTTTCAATGCATTGTTCTTCTTCTATTGGGCAATTCAGTTTAAGAAACGAATGATTCTATCTGGATTGGTTCTTTTAATGGGAATTACTTTTATAAATAAATTCTATAAATTTTCTGCCAAAGAATATGTCGAGAGTGAAAAGGATTTTACAGTAATGAGTTATAATGTGCGACTGTTTAATGTCTTTAAATGGATTGATAGGGAAGATGTTTCTCTAGATATAAAAGCTTTTATAGATGAGAAAAATCCAGATATTCTATGTATTCAAGAGTTTTCAAACTCGGCACACATAGATCTAAAAGTATATCCGCACCGATATATCTTTATGGAAGGAAATAAGATTAAAACGGGTCAAGCCATTTTTTCTAAGTTTCCTATATTATATCAAGGTAATATTGTTTTTCCTAACTCAAATAACAATGTAATCTATGCAGATATAAAACGAGGTAAAGATATTATAAGAGTTTATAATATGCATTTACAGTCAATAAAAATTTCACCAGATGTTAATGAGATTTCGGATAATATAGATGGAATCAATCAACAAAAATCGCAACTTATTCTTTCTAGAATCAGTAAGGCATTTAAGCAACAACAAGAGCAGGCAGAAATATTTAGAGAGAATAAAAAAGAATGTACCTATCCTGTTATAATATGTGGGGATATGAATAATAGCCCTTTCTCGTACGTATATCGTAATATTAAGGGGAAACTAAAGGATAGTTTTGAAGAGGCTGGTGAAGGATTTGGAGCTACTTATAAGTTCCGTTATTATCCTGCTAGAATCGATTATATCTTTGCTGATAATACGATGAAAGTAAAGAAATTTGAGAGTTTTTCAGATTTTGAAAACTCAGATCATTATCCAGTTATAGCAACTCTTTCTATGGAATAA
- the lepB gene encoding signal peptidase I, which translates to MTLYSWFVFFLAIQVIHFIGTWKLYEAAGRKSWEAAIPVYNAIVLMKIIGRPTWWTILLFIPIINLIMFPVIWIETLRAFGKNSTLDTILGLVTFGFYIYYVNYTQKLVHNPNRSLAPESKAGDTVSSLLFAIIVATLVHTYIVQPYTIPTSSLEKSLLIGDFLFVSKLNYGPRVPMTTVALPMVHDSIPMTKHKSYLKWPQLPYFRLPAFEQIKRADIVVFNWPMDTVYKFFDTSGRRADKPIDKKSNYVKRCVGIPGDSLSIKDGIVYINDKVLVLPERAKPQYSYAVALDGKTPIDFESLLRELDITDGAGFKDDVKRDTLYFRALTEASAERLRHVPGITNVKREIAKGVDPGIFPQLDNWNADNFGPIYIPQKGKTVALTTQSLPFYKAIIKEYEGNNLEVKGSDIYINGKIATTYTFKQDYYWMMGDNRHNSEDSRYWGYVPENHIVGKPVFIWMSWDTNGKGINKVRWDRVFTTVNGEGQPQSYFKYFLFALAAFFIGEYFWKKRKEKKNL; encoded by the coding sequence ATGACACTATATTCATGGTTTGTATTCTTCTTAGCAATTCAAGTTATTCACTTTATAGGAACTTGGAAATTATACGAAGCTGCTGGCAGAAAAAGTTGGGAAGCTGCAATTCCTGTATATAATGCTATCGTACTAATGAAAATTATTGGCCGACCAACTTGGTGGACAATATTGCTTTTTATCCCAATCATTAACTTGATTATGTTTCCTGTAATATGGATTGAAACCTTAAGAGCTTTTGGAAAAAATTCTACTCTAGATACCATCTTAGGCCTTGTTACTTTTGGTTTTTATATCTATTATGTAAACTACACTCAAAAATTAGTTCATAATCCAAATAGAAGTTTAGCACCAGAAAGTAAAGCAGGAGATACAGTTAGCTCACTACTTTTCGCTATAATTGTAGCTACTTTGGTACATACCTATATCGTACAACCTTACACAATTCCGACTTCGTCATTAGAGAAATCATTACTTATTGGTGACTTTTTATTTGTAAGTAAATTAAACTACGGTCCTAGAGTTCCTATGACTACCGTTGCTTTACCAATGGTTCATGACTCTATACCAATGACGAAACATAAATCATATCTAAAGTGGCCGCAATTACCTTATTTTAGACTACCTGCTTTTGAACAAATAAAAAGAGCAGATATTGTTGTCTTTAACTGGCCAATGGATACCGTTTATAAGTTTTTTGATACTTCTGGAAGAAGAGCCGATAAGCCTATTGATAAAAAATCAAATTACGTAAAAAGATGTGTTGGTATCCCTGGAGATAGCTTATCCATTAAAGACGGAATCGTTTACATTAACGATAAAGTTCTGGTTTTACCAGAAAGAGCAAAACCACAATACTCTTATGCAGTCGCTTTAGACGGAAAAACACCTATCGATTTTGAATCTTTATTAAGAGAATTAGACATTACTGATGGTGCTGGTTTCAAAGATGATGTAAAAAGAGACACCCTTTATTTTAGAGCTTTAACTGAAGCTAGCGCAGAAAGATTAAGACACGTTCCTGGAATTACTAATGTAAAAAGAGAAATTGCAAAAGGGGTAGATCCTGGGATTTTTCCACAATTAGACAATTGGAATGCAGATAATTTTGGCCCAATATACATTCCTCAAAAAGGAAAAACGGTTGCATTAACAACCCAATCATTGCCTTTTTACAAAGCAATTATAAAAGAATACGAAGGAAACAATTTAGAAGTAAAAGGTTCTGATATATACATCAATGGTAAAATTGCAACAACATATACGTTTAAGCAAGATTATTACTGGATGATGGGAGACAACCGCCACAACTCAGAAGACAGTCGCTACTGGGGTTATGTACCAGAAAATCATATTGTTGGAAAACCAGTATTCATTTGGATGAGCTGGGATACTAATGGAAAAGGAATAAACAAAGTTCGTTGGGACAGAGTTTTCACTACTGTAAATGGCGAAGGTCAACCACAATCGTACTTTAAATATTTCCTATTCGCTCTAGCAGCCTTTTTCATCGGAGAGTATTTCTGGAAAAAAAGAAAAGAAAAAAAGAATCTATAA
- a CDS encoding rhomboid family protein, with amino-acid sequence MNILDDLKLQYKLGGIAQRVIYWNIACFLISLVFFYQFSIGQFAFPSWLALSSNPADFLFKPWTFLTYAFFHDGFLHLLFNMLVLNFASSLFLTFFTEKQYLGLYVLSAIFAGVVFALSFYFLDLSSSVVGASGAIMAILVATTTYQPLMTVRLLLIGNVKLWHITLVILVLDLMQFRLGNMGGHISHLAGALFGFAFIKLLQSGYDPSKIVTRVLDFFTNLFKKSPSTPFKKVHKNYNNVPVQRTTSKIITKDKTQQQIDEILDKISQSGYDCLTKEEKEFLFKAGK; translated from the coding sequence ATGAATATTTTAGATGATTTAAAGTTACAATACAAATTAGGAGGAATCGCTCAGCGAGTAATCTATTGGAATATTGCCTGTTTTCTAATTTCATTGGTGTTTTTTTACCAGTTCTCAATAGGGCAATTTGCTTTTCCGAGTTGGTTGGCATTGTCATCTAATCCAGCAGATTTTTTATTCAAGCCTTGGACATTTCTTACTTATGCTTTTTTCCATGATGGATTTTTGCATTTGTTGTTTAATATGTTGGTCTTGAATTTTGCAAGTTCTTTGTTTTTGACTTTTTTTACTGAAAAGCAATATTTAGGATTGTATGTTTTAAGTGCAATCTTTGCAGGTGTAGTTTTTGCGCTTAGCTTTTATTTTCTAGATCTTAGTTCTTCAGTAGTTGGAGCTTCGGGCGCTATTATGGCGATTTTAGTAGCTACAACAACGTATCAGCCATTAATGACTGTGCGTTTGTTACTTATTGGTAATGTCAAATTATGGCACATTACGCTTGTTATTTTGGTATTAGATCTAATGCAGTTTCGATTAGGCAATATGGGAGGGCATATTTCTCATCTTGCGGGAGCATTATTTGGGTTTGCTTTTATTAAATTATTGCAAAGTGGCTATGATCCTAGTAAAATTGTAACTCGTGTTTTGGATTTTTTTACTAATCTTTTTAAAAAATCACCATCGACCCCTTTTAAGAAAGTTCATAAAAATTACAACAATGTCCCTGTCCAAAGAACGACTTCTAAAATTATAACTAAAGACAAGACGCAACAGCAAATAGACGAGATTTTAGATAAAATCAGTCAGTCTGGTTATGATTGTTTAACAAAAGAAGAAAAAGAATTTTTATTTAAAGCAGGTAAATAA
- the dapB gene encoding 4-hydroxy-tetrahydrodipicolinate reductase, protein MKIALLGYGKMGQVIERIALERGHEIVLKKDQFNTYEGLETANVAIDFSVPSAAVANISACFNNNVPVVSGTTGWLEHYDEMIALCNEKKGGFISSSNFSLGVNIFFELNEHLAKIMAKFDNYKVDMEEIHHTQKLDAPSGTAISLAKGVIENSNYTNWTLDEAKSTEIHIEAKRIGTVPGTHTVTYNSDIDSIEIKHTAHNREGFALGAVMAAEWLAGKQGIFSMKDVLEF, encoded by the coding sequence ATGAAAATTGCGCTTTTAGGATACGGGAAAATGGGGCAAGTAATCGAAAGAATTGCTTTAGAAAGAGGTCATGAAATTGTTTTGAAAAAAGATCAATTCAACACATACGAAGGACTTGAAACTGCCAATGTAGCCATCGATTTTAGCGTTCCTTCAGCTGCAGTTGCAAACATCTCTGCTTGTTTTAACAACAATGTTCCTGTAGTATCTGGAACAACTGGCTGGTTAGAACATTATGATGAAATGATTGCTCTTTGTAATGAAAAAAAAGGAGGTTTCATTTCTAGTTCGAATTTTAGCTTAGGCGTAAATATCTTCTTTGAACTTAACGAACACTTGGCTAAAATAATGGCTAAATTCGATAATTACAAAGTAGATATGGAAGAAATTCATCATACACAAAAGCTAGATGCTCCAAGTGGAACAGCTATTTCATTAGCCAAAGGTGTGATTGAAAACAGCAACTACACCAACTGGACTCTAGACGAAGCTAAATCGACAGAAATTCATATCGAAGCTAAAAGAATTGGAACTGTTCCAGGTACACATACTGTAACTTATAACTCTGACATTGATAGTATCGAAATAAAACACACAGCACACAATCGCGAAGGTTTTGCGCTTGGAGCTGTAATGGCTGCAGAATGGTTAGCTGGAAAGCAAGGTATCTTTTCAATGAAAGATGTATTGGAATTTTAA
- a CDS encoding rhomboid family intramembrane serine protease, producing the protein MMNMTPLVKQLLIINIIFFLGSQLVPVSYEYFSLYFPESYQFKIWQPITHMFMHGGFMHIAFNMFALVSFGSALEHFWGGKKFLFFYISCGLGAALLQLGFNYFQIQNALEAASNLGLSDNAIHQILNVNFSDGTSYRGDLFMEGIKPVLEKAGKINLLNEVNFKSLFDASIINQTPMVGASGAIYGLLVAFAFMFPNAELALMFIPVPIKAKYFVPGIIAVDLFLGFQGNSLFGSGGTGVAHFAHVGGALVGYLMMWYWKKTQFNNNRWN; encoded by the coding sequence ATGATGAATATGACTCCATTAGTAAAACAATTATTGATAATTAATATTATCTTTTTTCTTGGCTCACAATTAGTGCCAGTTTCTTATGAGTATTTCTCACTCTATTTTCCGGAGAGTTATCAGTTTAAAATTTGGCAACCAATTACGCATATGTTTATGCACGGAGGATTTATGCATATTGCATTTAATATGTTTGCATTAGTTTCTTTCGGTTCTGCATTAGAGCATTTTTGGGGTGGGAAAAAGTTTCTATTCTTTTATATTTCATGTGGGCTTGGTGCGGCTTTATTGCAATTAGGATTTAATTATTTTCAAATACAGAATGCTTTGGAGGCAGCCTCTAATTTAGGTTTGTCAGATAATGCAATTCATCAAATACTAAACGTGAATTTCTCTGATGGTACTAGTTACCGTGGAGATTTATTCATGGAAGGAATCAAACCAGTTTTAGAGAAAGCGGGGAAAATTAATTTATTAAATGAAGTTAATTTCAAAAGTTTATTCGATGCTTCTATAATTAACCAGACTCCAATGGTTGGGGCTTCTGGAGCAATTTATGGGCTTTTGGTTGCTTTTGCTTTTATGTTTCCTAATGCTGAGTTGGCGCTTATGTTTATCCCAGTGCCTATTAAAGCAAAATATTTTGTTCCAGGAATTATCGCGGTCGATTTATTTTTAGGTTTTCAAGGAAATTCATTATTTGGAAGCGGCGGTACAGGAGTTGCGCATTTCGCGCACGTTGGTGGAGCACTAGTTGGATATTTAATGATGTGGTATTGGAAAAAGACACAGTTTAATAATAATCGTTGGAATTAA